A DNA window from Drosophila virilis strain 15010-1051.87 chromosome 4, Dvir_AGI_RSII-ME, whole genome shotgun sequence contains the following coding sequences:
- the LOC116651617 gene encoding uncharacterized protein isoform X1: MVSHPKKKYTESYDAFRTYRRYLNALSRLHWMHSSTQAGSTSSPTHPLSRLPAGSSCRSCHCNKVKKEQLCGNEVPATFRTKRPTYIVFDEVDPIAALEESFELTADAPSKDTVFVQHKATQTDDRILLSPSFLMIKGDSLDPVNHNSTEEESKTQDEKIRGTTHDYDDEIRTPLSEFYYTSANSKRPIKKPDTSKDSQRSGARFDTFKKSNKFVSNKHFFEHIPFLKRPIITVRSASRKSENVQRESKPKERLITYEKKRPTYEKETQYEIYEMDEKPPRRSDIPILGHQLSRIRFTIDQLEAQLEKLQNDVDALKSKRRQEVQESARQHCYIKPDRNRSLDRFVVINASSLSPPVKTQSGLKIIKIPKDSDISYVDKISCQTNAPREPTANRKPTHSTSFIRVCEENASGLFGPKELKGIWPPDKGNSIDVKLPFNTSTESFKPCTCVRNKPIGQESNNNIQLEYKKPFLIQTKSNTNSSIESKKATTLKQPIIVVSNYKAKTSSEAVEPCFCDQEEPKVQPKSDNLLEHQPSSVCQFCSKKVERVLDDLVGTLVKVIGNRPLKTILLSILLRADNVYHVNVQVRETMHVLGCLLVNHAAIEEAIKQGIFKEILTYSVIDVRNTIKPIGPPIGIPFEFIAKPRKNAHNYTKKAESANIEDLRTQAFITNVLGVPADKISKNGK; encoded by the exons ATGGTGTcccacccaaaaaaaaaatacaccgAAAGTTATG ATGCTTTTCGCACCTACAGGCGGTACTTAAACGCGTTGAGCCGCCTGCATTGGATGCACAGTTCAACGCAAGCAGGATCAACTTCATCGCCAACCCATCCGCTGAGTCGCCTACCTGCAGGCAGTTCGTGCCGCAGCTGTCACTGCAATAAGGTAAAAAAGGAACAGTTATGTGGTAATGAAGTACCTGCCACTTTTCGCACGAAACGACCAACATATATCGTTTTCGATGAGGTGGATCCTATTGCTGCTTTGGAGGAGAGCTTTGAATTAACCGCAGATGCTCCATCCAAGGACACCGTATTTGTTCAGCACAAGGCCACCCAGACAGACGACCGTATCTTATTGTCACCATCGTTTTTGATGATTAAAGGGGACTCGCTAGATCCAGTCAATCATAATTCTACAGAGGAGGAATCAAAAACGCAGGATGAAAAAATAAGAGGAACAACGCACGATTACGACGATGAAATAAGGACGCCTCTTTCCGAATTCTATTACACATCGGCGAATTCCAAGCGACCAATTAAAAAACCAGATACATCAAAGGATTCTCAACGGTCAGGGGCGAGATTcgatacatttaaaaaatcaaacaagtTTGTCtcgaataaacattttttcgaACACATACCCTTTTTGAAACGACCCATAATAACAGTAAGGTCCGCCAGCagaaaaagtgaaaatgttCAAAGAGAGTCTAAGCCCAAGGAACGATTAATAACTTATGAAAAGAAGAGACCAACTTACGAAAAAGAAACGCAATACGAAATATATGAAATGGATGAAAAACCTCCCAGAAGATCTGACATACCGATTTTAGGCCACCAACTGAGCAGAATTCGTTTCACAATTGATCAACTAGAGGCACAGCTGGAGAAACTTCAAAATGACGTCGACGCACTTAAAAGTAAGAGAAGGCAAGAGGTTCAGGAGAGTGCTCGACAACATTGTTATATTAAGCCCGATAGAAATCGATCGCTGGATAGGTTTGTAGTAATCAATGCCAGCAGTTTGTCTCCTCCAGTCAAAACCCAAAGTggtttaaaaattattaagatACCCAAGGACTCAGATATCTCCTATGTAGATAAAATCAGTTGTCAAACAAATGCGCCGAGGGAGCCCACCGCTAATAGAAAACCGACCCATAGCACATCCTTTATACGTGTGTGCGAAGAAAACGCCAGCGGATTGTTTGGACCTAAGGAATTAAAAGGCATTTGGCCACCCGACAAAGGTAATTCAATAGATGTAAAGCTTCCTTTTAATACCTCTACGGAGTCGTTTAAGCCCTGTACTTGTGTCCGAAACAAGCCAATAGGTCAAGAATCCAATAACAATATTCAACTAGAATACAAGAAACCATTTTTAATTCAGACTAAGTCTAATACAAATAGTTCGATAGAATCTAAGAAAGCCACTACCCTTAAGCAGCCTATTATTGTTGTGTCTAACTATAAAGCGAAAACTTCGTCTGAGGCCGTCGAGCCATGTTTTTGTGACCAGGAAGAACCAAAAGTCCAGCCGAAATCGGATAATCTGCTGGAGCACCAGCCCTCAAGTGTATGTCAGTTCTGCTCGAAAAAGGTTGAGCGAGTGTTGGATGATCTAGTTGGTACGTTGGTTAAGGTGATTGGCAATCGGCCCCTTAAAACTATCTTGCTGTCTATTCTCCTGCGCGCCGACAATGTCTATCATGTTAATGTACAGGTGAGGGAGACAATGCATGTACTCGGGTGCTTGCTGGTCAATCACGCCGCCATAGAGGAGGCTATCAAACAGGGCATATTCAAAGAGATTCTCACCTACTCTGTGATTGATGTGCGTAATACGATCAAGCCAATCGGTCCTCCAATCGGTATACCATTTGAATTCATTGCAAAGCCGCGAAAAAATGCTCATAACTATACAAAAAAGGCTGAATCTGCCAACATTGAGGATCTGAGAACCCAGGCTTTTATCACTAATGTTCTCGGAGTACCAGCCgataaaataagtaaaaatgGCAAGTAA
- the Elba1 gene encoding early boundary activity protein 1: protein MINRRQRLEFALSILPYDPKKVQLSPAQKQVEQIIARLRTDDSSGEEESDDEKARQQHRDAKGFAEHTMRCIEESEGVYTRPKQMLSTLATLTLAAEKLLKTQCKLDEENLEEEHEFLDNSDLVMDEEAALAKVDRRELKENNIQALNEARLKMLQRWERTKRKALDLLTIEIEKVQTMDQEHAQRLAHFELFREGADEHNTSTPKTNEDDDDEKENENAIELDEDDEEYVPNAETSGKRKRLKKPVTSTPHAKRSCPQFEFDHDASSAMVTIGPNGTQISRTCLRGINWAMSGPAITRKLLCEIFDRATLAFHTLSGKPSPAFKDCARPSKQQLDPLKVADLVYLMTNSLQMTPREVRTAITTKCADENKMLRTRLQRRPRKTI from the exons ATG ATCAATCGCCGTCAACGTTTGGAGTTCGCACTCAGCATATTGCCCTACGACCCCAAAAAGGTGCAGCTGTCGCCGGCACAAAAACAGGTGGAGCAGATAATAGCACGCCTGCGCACGGATGACAGCTCCGGCGAGGAAGAAAGCGACGATGAGAAGGCGCGCCAGCAGCACCGCGATGCCAAAGGCTTTGCCGAGCACACCATGCGGTGCATAGAGGAATCCGAAGGTGTATACACTAGGCCCAAACAAATGCTTAGTACTTTGGCTACTTTGACGCTGGCAGCTGAGAAACTGCTGAAAACACAATGCAAGCTGGATGAGGAGAACTTGGAGGAGGAACACGAGTTTCTCGACAACTCCGACTTGGTCATGGATGAGGAGGCGGCGCTGGCTAAAGTGGATCGCCGTGAGCTCAAGGAGAACAACATTCAGGCGCTGAATGAGGCACGTCTAAAGATGCTGCAGCGTTGGGAGCGCACCAAACGCAAGGCCCTGGATTTGCTCACCATCGAGATCGAGAAGGTGCAGACCATGGATCAGGAGCACGCACAGAGATTAGCTCATTTCGAGCTATTTCGCGAAGGCGCCGACGAGCACAACACATCAACGCCTAAAACAAACGaagacgatgacgacgagAAGGAGAACGAAAATGCCATCGAGCTGGACGAGGATGATGAGGAATATGTGCCCAACGCCGAGACCAGCGGTAAGCGCAAGCGTCTCAAGAAGCCTGTTACATCTACACCACATGCAAAGCGCAGTTGTCCGCAATTTGAATTCGATCACGATGCAAGCTCAGCTATGGTCACCATTGGGCCCAATGGCACGCAGATATCACGCACTTGCCTGCGGGGCATCAACTGGGCCATGTCTGGACCGGCCATAACCCGCAAGTTGCTTTGCGAAATCTTTGATCGAGCCACCCTCGCATTCCATACGCTCTCGGGCAAGCCGTCGCCCGCCTTCAAGGACTGCGCACGACCcagcaagcagcagctggaccCTCTCAAGGTAGCCGATCTGGTCTACCTGATGACGAACAGTCTGCAGATGACGCCACGCGAGGTGCGCACCGCCATAACCACCAAGTGTGCTGATGAGAACAAAATGCTACGCACACGTCTTCAACGACGTCCACGCAAGACCATCTAA
- the LOC116651617 gene encoding uncharacterized protein isoform X2, whose product MPVPSLAKHLDAFRTYRRYLNALSRLHWMHSSTQAGSTSSPTHPLSRLPAGSSCRSCHCNKVKKEQLCGNEVPATFRTKRPTYIVFDEVDPIAALEESFELTADAPSKDTVFVQHKATQTDDRILLSPSFLMIKGDSLDPVNHNSTEEESKTQDEKIRGTTHDYDDEIRTPLSEFYYTSANSKRPIKKPDTSKDSQRSGARFDTFKKSNKFVSNKHFFEHIPFLKRPIITVRSASRKSENVQRESKPKERLITYEKKRPTYEKETQYEIYEMDEKPPRRSDIPILGHQLSRIRFTIDQLEAQLEKLQNDVDALKSKRRQEVQESARQHCYIKPDRNRSLDRFVVINASSLSPPVKTQSGLKIIKIPKDSDISYVDKISCQTNAPREPTANRKPTHSTSFIRVCEENASGLFGPKELKGIWPPDKGNSIDVKLPFNTSTESFKPCTCVRNKPIGQESNNNIQLEYKKPFLIQTKSNTNSSIESKKATTLKQPIIVVSNYKAKTSSEAVEPCFCDQEEPKVQPKSDNLLEHQPSSVCQFCSKKVERVLDDLVGTLVKVIGNRPLKTILLSILLRADNVYHVNVQVRETMHVLGCLLVNHAAIEEAIKQGIFKEILTYSVIDVRNTIKPIGPPIGIPFEFIAKPRKNAHNYTKKAESANIEDLRTQAFITNVLGVPADKISKNGK is encoded by the coding sequence ATGCTTTTCGCACCTACAGGCGGTACTTAAACGCGTTGAGCCGCCTGCATTGGATGCACAGTTCAACGCAAGCAGGATCAACTTCATCGCCAACCCATCCGCTGAGTCGCCTACCTGCAGGCAGTTCGTGCCGCAGCTGTCACTGCAATAAGGTAAAAAAGGAACAGTTATGTGGTAATGAAGTACCTGCCACTTTTCGCACGAAACGACCAACATATATCGTTTTCGATGAGGTGGATCCTATTGCTGCTTTGGAGGAGAGCTTTGAATTAACCGCAGATGCTCCATCCAAGGACACCGTATTTGTTCAGCACAAGGCCACCCAGACAGACGACCGTATCTTATTGTCACCATCGTTTTTGATGATTAAAGGGGACTCGCTAGATCCAGTCAATCATAATTCTACAGAGGAGGAATCAAAAACGCAGGATGAAAAAATAAGAGGAACAACGCACGATTACGACGATGAAATAAGGACGCCTCTTTCCGAATTCTATTACACATCGGCGAATTCCAAGCGACCAATTAAAAAACCAGATACATCAAAGGATTCTCAACGGTCAGGGGCGAGATTcgatacatttaaaaaatcaaacaagtTTGTCtcgaataaacattttttcgaACACATACCCTTTTTGAAACGACCCATAATAACAGTAAGGTCCGCCAGCagaaaaagtgaaaatgttCAAAGAGAGTCTAAGCCCAAGGAACGATTAATAACTTATGAAAAGAAGAGACCAACTTACGAAAAAGAAACGCAATACGAAATATATGAAATGGATGAAAAACCTCCCAGAAGATCTGACATACCGATTTTAGGCCACCAACTGAGCAGAATTCGTTTCACAATTGATCAACTAGAGGCACAGCTGGAGAAACTTCAAAATGACGTCGACGCACTTAAAAGTAAGAGAAGGCAAGAGGTTCAGGAGAGTGCTCGACAACATTGTTATATTAAGCCCGATAGAAATCGATCGCTGGATAGGTTTGTAGTAATCAATGCCAGCAGTTTGTCTCCTCCAGTCAAAACCCAAAGTggtttaaaaattattaagatACCCAAGGACTCAGATATCTCCTATGTAGATAAAATCAGTTGTCAAACAAATGCGCCGAGGGAGCCCACCGCTAATAGAAAACCGACCCATAGCACATCCTTTATACGTGTGTGCGAAGAAAACGCCAGCGGATTGTTTGGACCTAAGGAATTAAAAGGCATTTGGCCACCCGACAAAGGTAATTCAATAGATGTAAAGCTTCCTTTTAATACCTCTACGGAGTCGTTTAAGCCCTGTACTTGTGTCCGAAACAAGCCAATAGGTCAAGAATCCAATAACAATATTCAACTAGAATACAAGAAACCATTTTTAATTCAGACTAAGTCTAATACAAATAGTTCGATAGAATCTAAGAAAGCCACTACCCTTAAGCAGCCTATTATTGTTGTGTCTAACTATAAAGCGAAAACTTCGTCTGAGGCCGTCGAGCCATGTTTTTGTGACCAGGAAGAACCAAAAGTCCAGCCGAAATCGGATAATCTGCTGGAGCACCAGCCCTCAAGTGTATGTCAGTTCTGCTCGAAAAAGGTTGAGCGAGTGTTGGATGATCTAGTTGGTACGTTGGTTAAGGTGATTGGCAATCGGCCCCTTAAAACTATCTTGCTGTCTATTCTCCTGCGCGCCGACAATGTCTATCATGTTAATGTACAGGTGAGGGAGACAATGCATGTACTCGGGTGCTTGCTGGTCAATCACGCCGCCATAGAGGAGGCTATCAAACAGGGCATATTCAAAGAGATTCTCACCTACTCTGTGATTGATGTGCGTAATACGATCAAGCCAATCGGTCCTCCAATCGGTATACCATTTGAATTCATTGCAAAGCCGCGAAAAAATGCTCATAACTATACAAAAAAGGCTGAATCTGCCAACATTGAGGATCTGAGAACCCAGGCTTTTATCACTAATGTTCTCGGAGTACCAGCCgataaaataagtaaaaatgGCAAGTAA